From Xiphophorus couchianus chromosome 7, X_couchianus-1.0, whole genome shotgun sequence:
TCAACTTGATGGAAGCCACATGTGGCacaatagtaataaaaaaaatttggatgCCTTCTGAGTGATCAtcaatctttttaaaacttgatgGTAATAGCGcttacagataaaaataaaatctaaaaatatgtgGCAAGAAATTGTATTCAAACTTAAATACATAGTGTTGGTCCATTACGAAACAACTACCTGTATTGTAGttctgtttaaaaactaaatgaatggaaaaggggtgaaggggaaaaaatgacaagaGCTCTTTATTAATACAGTGAAGAGAGTTTAGCACACTGGACCCTAGGAAGTTGTGGACAACAGCATGTCTGTTTGAAATCTGTAGGACTGGATTGACCTCTTTGTGTGAAGTAAACCTCTTACAGAAATGTTTATGGCCCCTTCAAGAGCATGTTACCCAGCACCACGAGTATGTTATGAAGTAGTATTGATGTTCTTTTGATAGCATCAGTACTAGATGCTATAGAAAGCATCTgtggggatgtgtgtgtgtgttaaaagCATTTGTATAGAAAATTAAACTCCTAAACTTTTCTCCTGGAGAGAACATGCTTTGGCCTGTGAGAGTATCTGAAGTAACTTATAATCAGAGCTAAGGCTTGTTGTAAGCATTTCAAGAACAGGAGCTGGGATTTGCTCAAGCTTGTCTAAAGAGGGTGATAATAAGTGGTCTTGAAAACACGCATACACAGCCATAAGTGGTGGAAACACAAGACAGCCTCAGGACCAATTTGCTACTCCTTCAAGATAAGTACATTTAATTGACATAATTTCAGAAGTGTATCAATAGCAAAACTGGCACTTACATTCTTGGCCATTTGTGCAGCTTGCTGGTTACGACGGTAAAAGATCTCCTTGTATTCGTCCATCCAGACCTCAGCTAGTCGTACCTGATTCCGAGCAATCACTTGCGTGCCCTTGGGGAATGTATGTGGACTTTTGGTCCGGAAAACATGACCAACAACGGAACATGGGATAATCTCCAGCTGTCCACCACACTGCCACACCTGCAAGTCAATGGAAGCCAGCAGAAACAGATGCAAAGTTAGACACACCCGTGACACCTTCTGGAAACCGGAAAAACTCCTAGGCTGAAAGGCAGTTATAAATAAGAAAGCTGATGCTGAAAATGACACCAAAGTGACATCTTACCCTAAATGACATCTCAATATTTTCAGCACCCCAGATTTCCATTTTTTCATCATAGCTTCCAATATGgtaaaaatattctttagaGATTGAAAAGAGTCCACCAGCAAACGTGGGAGTCCTATAAAGTACAAGGATTTTAATACAGGAGATTAAATCTTCACacaatggtcacactctctattGAGTCAGACACTGTATTTACTTTATGGGATACGTTTCATCCTTTCTCCTCTGCTTCTCATGATCGGGTAGAGTCTCCCAGCCAAAAGAGAGACCCCAGTCAAAGTTCCCCCGATTGTGGTGCTGACCATATGGGGAAGGTTTCATGAACTCAAATGTGTTGAGGTCAATAGTTGTTATGTCAGGACTCACAACGGCGGTGTAGTTCTCAGCAATCCTTGCCAGCAGAGGTTCCAGCCATCCATGGAAACACTCACCTGTTAGTACATGTATAGAGAAGACAGCCTGTCACAGCTCTATTACTATTCATCGCtacaatcacaaacattttcaagtacAATACAGTGCATAATTAAGGGCGTGTGTAAAATAGTTTAAGTGTTTGGTGACGTGAGTGGTGTTGACTAACAATGGGCGTCGAGAAAGGTGAGGGTGTCACCGGTGGCCACAGAGGCACCCAGCAGGCGAGCGGTTATGAGTCCTTTCCTTTCTCGCTGCCGGACTACTTGGACATTGTTCAGCTGCTTCAGATACTCATCCAGGTCATCCTTCAatacatctgaaaatgtaagaCTGTAATTAAAAGAGTCTGTTGAAAACTGGGATGCAAAAAACAGATGCGGATAATGAGAAATTAATTGTTTCTGTGAAGTTCAAAATAACTACCAGAATTAGAAATGAACTGTAAAATGGTCTGGTGACTGGATCAGAGGAGTGTTTAGCTTCaccaaaactcaaaaatctTCTTCCATGATCGTTTTACAAGCCGTCAATACACCATATCTAAGCACTACCACATCACGGTAACTACAGCAGTCTTCAATGTGATGGTTGCTACTGCAGGAACAACATTTATAGCTATATATTTTCCATTATTAGTGTTCAAAGTCGGACTGTGGTTGGTGTTCATCATTTTGATCCcagccattttttttacttctgctaCATTAAATCAATTTATACCTGGACTGGAACATTTTGTCAAAGGAGCACAGGATTGAATTGAGAAAAAGCTGACTACAAGATAGAGAATGATGGCAAGACTTACGGTTTATACCAGGAAGGATAAACATATCAAAGCTAGGTTGCTCTGCTTACAACCTCTTACAACTTCTGTCAGTTGTGAAGCATGCTGGATTTGTAAATATTAGCATATTGGAAATGTCACCATTAAGATAATAGTTTACATTTCCTGGAAAACAAAGAGACTGCTGTCTAAAGTTAGCAATGCCAACCCAATTACCAATTGAATTGTGAAAGGGACAAATATGTAAACCACTCATCGCAAGAAGCCAaggcaaaatatttcaaatgctCTGAACGTTTTTGAAGAGAAATCAAAATTGGCTAAAATTGACATAGACAGTACAGTCCTTTACTGAAAATGGAGATTGGAAATAGATAATACATTTCTAAGCAGTAGCGCTctaaaaagatgcaaacataGAGTACTTCATATATTGACTTTAAATGGCGTAACAGAGGTAAATGTATGTCCTGCTTGGATAAGACTTCCCAGTATGCTAGTTTCTTAATACATCTGACCAATATTGTTGTATTATCTCTTCTGAGGCTAGACACTGCTAAATCCTTAGAAAGTATTCACCAACAGCCTCTTGAGTTTCTTTATTAGACATCAAAAGCCACAGAAGGAGTATAGTTCTCCCCTATGAGCTGCCCACCCAGTATGCTGCCTGTAATGAACCCAAACGCTCAGCAGAGTGGTCTTTACAAGGGTCccatttaaatttttaccaTCCACACTGGCGTCATCCACCAGGATGATCTCCTTGAGGAGAATTGCAGGGGAAGTGTGGAGGACGCTGTAAACCGTCCTCAGCAGAGTGCTCCACGCCTCGTTGTGAAACACAATAATCACACTGGTGGTCGGCAAGGGGGGACAGCGCTTAAAGGTTTGCTCGATGCATCTGCAAGAAGGAGaacaatgggaaaaaaaagatgtgactATCCTGAAAGTCTTAAGAGACTGTGGTTACTACATCTGTGGGACATTGCCAGTGGGGAGTCTCCTTTAGCTGCATATGTCAACCTTTAAGCTGGAATAGGGGAGATGTTGCTTAGTAGTTCAAATACATCCAACCCGTTTAGCAATTCAGATGGATGACCTTTCTGCCTGCGATATGTGGTGACTACAATCAAGTACTTAGATTTCAACTTTCATCTGAACTCAGCCACAAAGATCAAGACGGCATGCAAAAATAATATCTTAGTCAATACAATCATCTCAGCGGTTTTGGCCAAACATTTTCCTCTGCTACTAAGAGTAAATAGAAGTAATTTACTTAGATTTGACAGTAGGGTTGGATTACTGTGTCTACATAAAAAGTTTATAAAGATGTGCACATACTCTGGTGGTCTTGTGTCTGCGCCCAGGTCTCGGCTCAAGGAGACGCGATCGCTTGCATAAACGTTGAAGCAGTGCTTCTCTTCAcccctctccttctccttctgttctTCGGGACTGAGCGAATCCGTGTGGAAAGGTTTCCCAGCAGCTCCAGGAGAGAGAGGGTTCTGGGGTGGCCTCTCTAGAGCCGGCCTGAGCTCAGCAGCAGTGTAGTGACCCGGCAGGCAGGAGGCTCCCCCTGGTTTATCCTGCTGCCGTACGGGGGCTTTGATCTGCATCTTTGGCATTGCATGCTTGAAGTTATTGACAGCCCCCATGACCATTCCCAGCATGCTGTCACGCTTCACCGCCATCTCCTTCAGCCAGGGATCCTCCTGTTGGCTTTGTGCCCCCACTTCCCAttgtattaaaaacagaaatgtgacaaACACTAAGGTCACTATGACCAATTTAAGTGGGTGCAGTGGTCTTCGGAGAACTCTTCGAAAAACAGTCATTCTTTTTTCTTGGCTGTGGCTGGTTGTGGATGAAGATCCAGCTGTAATAAACACACATGCTCATACATTAACAAACTAAATGCAGTGCTTAATATAAGACAGAAAAATCCTGCAGCAGTAACCATTAGATGCAAATTACACATTATTTACCATGTGTTGGTGCTATACTGCAGAGTTATTTCAAAGTTTGTTTGTATTCTGAGATTGTACTGAATTTTGCCATTTTGGACATTCCTACAATGAAGAGTTATtgtcaaagtgttttttaaaaattattcatacataataacataacataaaataaaagggggattattttaatactttttggGATTAAGAACATCATAGAAAGCACACacatttcattatattttagcTCTATTTGGGTAGGAGAGGTTGGATTCTCACATCATGATTTAGATACATCATCATCACATCTTTACAATCAAACCCAAAATTGATCATACCACCACGTTTGGGggtatgatttatttatttttttgaaagttaATATCATTTTTAGTCATAAGCAATGTGTTGAATATACTAAATGATTACTTTAAACCCAAATCTGTCAGAggcataaataattttggtctcaactgtACAAGCCATTTACTTTTAAAGATATAATTTAAAGATGACTTCATAGCCAAATCACAATAATTTAACGACAATACAAAGGTCAAAATGAATGGCACATGCTGTGCCAGGAAATCCCTTTGTGGGATTGAATGTTAAACATATTAGCCTACGAttgaattatattttatgttttaagaaagaaaaaaaacactccctTTGCTCTTCCTGTCGTTTTAGCCTGAAGGTAACACCTTCAATTGTTTGGAATTTATCCAATTTCTTATACTATATATTAGTTAGAATTTAACTTAGTTTGAGCTCTAAAATTATATGTAATTTATAGCAGAAGAAACGTCCATCCATAGATAATGTATGCAAATTGCTAAACCaattttactgatttaattCTAAGGTTTTCTTAACGGCGTAAAATGAGTTTCAGTTCAACATGaactttaatatataaaaaaacccagTAAACATAACTTAATTACCACCAAAACATTAACCACACATGGTTCAAATGGAACAAGGATCTGTAAATTCTTAATCGAAATTGTCTTAAATATGTGTATCAAAATGACAAGTGATTTCGCATTccttcaaacaaaacaacacgTACCACAAGTCGCTGAACTGAAGCTTACGCTTGGCAGTTCATTAACGAAGTTTTAAAAATCCACGGGAATGGCATTCTGCTCTAAGTGGCGATCAtctgtttgctgctttaatCCCACAAAAAAGGGAGAATTTTCAAAAAGACACTAGTTTTCTCTCTGACTTCAACAAACTTCCGTCTCGTTGGTTCCAGGTGTGCTCCTCTCAGGTAGAAGGCGGTGGCACAGCGGTGCGCGTGCGCACACCAGACCTCTGCGTGTCAAAATAATGGTCAGAATCCATGTCTGGAACACAAAGATAACTCTTATCCAAACAAGAGCAttcttcttttacatttttgaagctAATTGTTGATTTCAGTCAAATACGTAGACGACAGGAACAAACCTGTAGCTGAGCCAAAGCGAAACCAGAGTGTTTCCATCGGAGCTGCTGAGAGTCTGGAGCGGTGTCATTAATAGGATTTGTTCAACTGGCCATTCACTGGGGCAGTTGCTGGGTTACAAATAACGGAGGAACGCCACATACCCCACCGCGTCCAATCACGCTACTGGGAAGCACCGCATCCTGCTCGTAGAGCTTAAAACTTCAGAGTCGATTAAGAAactaataaacagaaaattatccGAAACGAATCATTGAAGTTACGAATAATCATCCAGCACGTGAGCggctttagttttttatttctctttttctgataGAAGTGATGAAAGCTGACACTCACCGCTTGTCTAATCTCTGAAATGTCCCAAGGATAAAGCTCAAAACGATTTGGATGATTGAGGGAGCAGAGAAACGAGCTCCAGCCGAGCTGAGCCTCCCCTGGTGCCCAATTTGGAGTCTGTCTCTCAGTGACTCCATCTGTGTGGACTGTGCCCCCCCATCGCTTCCCGTGGCAGGAAGCCAATATATTATGTCCATTAAAATGCTGACTGTGTCCTGCGGGTCACGTCTGTAGGTGCCGTATGCTCATCATCGTTTAGGAGGTTCATAAAATAGAAAGAATGCTGTAGCAAAAAACTGCAACTATGTTTCAAAAGGATTCTTCTGAAACATACTTCCACccataaaacaattaaaagttCAGTTATCAATCACCATGCCTGCCTTCAGAAAGTTTTGTGAAGGATGCCCAGATTGGGGATCAATAGTCTCGGGGtggcacataaaaacaaaaacaaacaacaacaaaaacataacagatTATCAGTATTATGAAAAAACTTGAAAGTGCTCTGACAAAGAATATCCCCTTGGCAGATTTCGTTCtttgaattactttttttaaccacacataaatgtttcagatcatcaaaccaATTTCAACATAATACAAAAAGGACACAATGCAGTTTTGCAAGGATGATTACATTATTTAGTAAAACACACAATCCTGacctgctgtgaaaaagtaattgctccATAAAACACCCTTAATTGCTACAACTGGTGTCAAGAGTTTATAACTGATAATGCCTGCATCATAGTGGAGAAATTTTGGGTCACTCTTTacctgaattatttattttcagtaacattgtgggtttttttcagtaTAGATAGCATATTAAGGACATGCCACAGTTACTAATACATTAGGGTGTATGTCAATCTGACTAGATTACTTTCACGTGTTTAAGGAATACAGAGATTGACTTGCTGGTCTTTGTCGGATAATTGCTTTGTTGCACAATCAAAGTGTGCTTAAGCTTCAGGCTGCAAACTGACGGCTGGACATCGTCCTTCAGGAGCACAGGTCAT
This genomic window contains:
- the galnt3 gene encoding polypeptide N-acetylgalactosaminyltransferase 3, producing MTVFRRVLRRPLHPLKLVIVTLVFVTFLFLIQWEVGAQSQQEDPWLKEMAVKRDSMLGMVMGAVNNFKHAMPKMQIKAPVRQQDKPGGASCLPGHYTAAELRPALERPPQNPLSPGAAGKPFHTDSLSPEEQKEKERGEEKHCFNVYASDRVSLSRDLGADTRPPECIEQTFKRCPPLPTTSVIIVFHNEAWSTLLRTVYSVLHTSPAILLKEIILVDDASVDDVLKDDLDEYLKQLNNVQVVRQRERKGLITARLLGASVATGDTLTFLDAHCECFHGWLEPLLARIAENYTAVVSPDITTIDLNTFEFMKPSPYGQHHNRGNFDWGLSFGWETLPDHEKQRRKDETYPIKTPTFAGGLFSISKEYFYHIGSYDEKMEIWGAENIEMSFRVWQCGGQLEIIPCSVVGHVFRTKSPHTFPKGTQVIARNQVRLAEVWMDEYKEIFYRRNQQAAQMAKNRNFGDISKRVDLRERLQCKSFSWYLNNIYPEVFMPDLNPVFFGSVRNVGKDTCLDAGENNEGGKPLIMYPCHGLGGNQYFEYSTRHEIRHNIQKELCLHGAGLAVTLEDCQYKGMNTFVGTQQKWELKDNQLLYLPGLNMCLTAHHENPYLAPCNPSDKYQHWSFV